The Beijerinckiaceae bacterium RH AL1 genome has a segment encoding these proteins:
- a CDS encoding protein of unknown function (ID:RHAL1_03395;~source:Prodigal:2.6), with translation MGKIIDVEFRRERKERPKLSRQAAEDRFMIEEGLDLLHDFRSIRDPQMRQTLATLVRDIAAITTEIATRRPKGS, from the coding sequence ATGGGTAAAATCATCGACGTCGAGTTCAGGCGCGAGCGCAAGGAGCGGCCCAAGCTGTCCCGGCAGGCCGCGGAAGATCGCTTCATGATCGAGGAAGGCCTCGATCTGCTGCACGACTTTCGCTCGATCCGCGACCCGCAGATGCGCCAGACGCTCGCGACGCTGGTCCGGGACATCGCCGCGATCACGACGGAGATCGCGACACGACGTCCGAAGGGAAGCTGA
- a CDS encoding protein of unknown function (ID:RHAL1_03394;~source:Prodigal:2.6), producing the protein MTQGVTRTFYECPRSGTWKLVREERKVCVRNLPPETSVASQTDYDIVSFLSLFHLTPQARELVELIGTLAGEAQGRPQS; encoded by the coding sequence ATGACGCAGGGCGTGACGCGGACCTTCTACGAGTGCCCGAGGAGCGGCACGTGGAAGCTGGTGCGGGAGGAGCGGAAGGTGTGCGTGCGCAACCTGCCGCCGGAGACGTCGGTTGCGAGCCAAACCGACTACGACATCGTCTCGTTTCTCTCGCTGTTCCATCTCACGCCGCAGGCGAGAGAGCTTGTCGAGCTGATCGGCACGCTCGCCGGCGAGGCCCAAGGCAGGCCTCAGAGCTAG
- a CDS encoding protein of unknown function (ID:RHAL1_03393;~source:Prodigal:2.6), whose product MNVREAEAEVERQRALLETTLGQLRENLRPRRLVREVASGGHWLGHYAAFARNSKTSWAVMGVAAALAGWDVARRLR is encoded by the coding sequence ATGAACGTCCGGGAAGCGGAGGCGGAAGTCGAGCGGCAACGCGCGCTGCTCGAGACGACGCTCGGTCAATTGCGCGAGAACTTGCGGCCGCGCCGTCTCGTGCGGGAGGTGGCGTCGGGCGGACACTGGCTGGGGCATTACGCGGCCTTCGCCCGCAACTCCAAGACGTCCTGGGCCGTCATGGGCGTCGCGGCGGCGCTCGCCGGCTGGGACGTGGCGCGGCGACTGCGGTGA